The Balneolaceae bacterium genomic sequence GGCGCGCAACCAGCAGTTTGTCTCGTGGGAGCCCCAGGAGCTGCACGCCGCCGTGGACGGCTCGGATGTGGTGATCAATCTCGCGGGGGAGTCCATTTTCGGGCAGCGCTGGACCGAGGAGATCAAGGAGCGCATCCGCAGCAGCCGGCTGGAGACCACCTCCTCGCTGGTGGAGGCTATCGCCGCCGCCGGGGAACCCCCCTCGCTTATGGTATCGGTGTCGGGGGTGGATTACTACGCCGACGGGGGCGAAAAGGTGTTAGACGAATCGGCTCCCCCAGGCGACTCCTTTCTCTCGCAGGTCACGCAGGAGTGGGAGGCGGAGGCCCGCAAGGTGACCGCCACGGGTACCCGGCTGGCCATCCCGCGCCTGGGTATAGTCCTTGAAAAAGGGGGCGGGGCCCTGCAGCAGATGCTTCCGCCCTTCCGCTATTTTGTGGGGGGACCCGT encodes the following:
- a CDS encoding TIGR01777 family oxidoreductase, encoding MKIVISGGTGFIGTRLTDQLLKEGHLVTIVTRTPATYEKEMARNQQFVSWEPQELHAAVDGSDVVINLAGESIFGQRWTEEIKERIRSSRLETTSSLVEAIAAAGEPPSLMVSVSGVDYYADGGEKVLDESAPPGDSFLSQVTQEWEAEARKVTATGTRLAIPRLGIVLEKGGGALQQMLPPFRYFVGGPVGSGHQYFPWIHMHDLCRGLLYPATDPDFEGPYNLSSPEPVTMREFASVLGEVIRRPSLFRVPEFALRLALGEAAEPILGSHRVKPQKLQQAGFRFHYESLREALADIL